tacaaaacaaacaaaaatcaatttagtATACTCAACTTTGAATTTTCTTTGTAGCTACCCCCAAATAGGTGGTGGTGGCTTCTCTTGCCATAAAACAAATCCTACCACCATAGCCATAAAAAAAATGCCTTCCTTCTCCCTCCTTCCTAGTAATTAAATTCCCTCGTGTACACAATTACAATATGTATGACTATGTTGTGTTATTCTTTGTGGGTTTTTCCCACTGTggtatatcaataaaaaatttaatagtaaAGTATGTAAGGGGTACTTATAAGCGTAAACTATGGGTGAGAGATGCAAGCTTTTGAAATGTCGATAATAATACAAAGGGCCTAAGAAAGTTAGTATCTAAGTGAAAATTCAAAGATTTGGTGggcaagtggcctcaaaatggTGGCTAAAAAGGTTGTGTCCAATGAGTCTTTTCTCCACTAATCCACAAAGGCTTTTTTTAATCCATAATTTTCCATCCAAATTCCAAGGTGGGAATGAGTAAACAATGAGGGTAAGGTAGCTTTCTACGTGTTTGTTGGTTTTTGGAATTTGTCTGAGTCTCACTCACATATCATATCTTCGTAGTTGTCAACCGAATGTACAAAGTCAATTAACCATAATACAAATCCTACCACAACACATACCCTAGGGGATTCTAAAATGCAAAACTACAACCAACAAAACAACATATCATATCTTCCTGGTTGTGAACCCAATGATCGAGCAAACTCCCCCTGTTGTTTTGTAGTTTTGGATTTTAGATTCATGCCCCCAACATCcatacaatatatattttttaagcgTAAACTTCATGTTGTTTATATCAAATATCAACGCCATTTAAGACCCACACCCAAAAATCATTGTCCATGCATGTattcatacaaaaaaataagcCAACCTAGAAGATGAATGTAATACGCACAACATTTAATTAGGAGACATACCTAAATTGGGGCTCAGCTTCACGTCCGAGAACCTTATGTACTTCAACCAAGTAGTACTAGTGAAAGCAAGATGACGGCGCGGCGCGGCATGGCAAGTGGCGGACCGGCATGGAAAATGGTGGAGCTGGTTGCGATGTCAACACGGATGACACCGAAGATAGGGAGTGAGTTGCTAGGGCACAAACAATGCTTTATTGCAGAACGGATCGAATTCACACAGCTACGTAGTCACGAGAGTTCGAGGACAATCACGTGCATAAAATCACTAATCATACAAAGACAGTCTTCTAGACTAGATCGTCtttgtatgttaataaaaaatttacaactttGTCATTGCATGCACTTCAAAGACGGGTTTGTGAAAATGATGCTTCctgttaattacaaaaatgtcactgtCAGACTTTTTAATACAGTCCTttacaaccgtcttagaatcatCAACATAAAAAACACGTTTTTAGTAGTGTAAGAATACAATAATCATTATCACATAAAAATCATTTGTatcaagttaattattttaattttatatatttaaaatacatattacattagttttaaaataaacccattaaaatattattataagattGACTTAATATAATTTGGTTACTCCTCGAGATAAATATGCGAtatctttatttaatatctGGTACATCATAACGAGGCTTGAATGTAATAATAGTTATATAAAATACCAAATCAACTTTTAATGCTGCATGAACATATTATTGAAATTTACTATAAAATTTCTTAATGAATGACCCAAAATTGCAACTTTTACCGGACTCAGAATTGTGTTTAGCAATCAAATGTTCCTGACACAAAGATTTTTGGCATTTGATGGCCACATGTTCATTGTCTCTGTTCATTGTCTCCGTTCATTGTCTCTGTTCATTGTCTCCATTAAAAGCTTGCACTCGGGAGTGGGAGGATATATATCCACCCTATAAACTTCAGCTACGAAAGGTTTTATTGACAACGACTATTCGGGATAGTGCTCGTGTTTTTTGTCCTAGACAAAATGGTCACtaagatttaatttttagaaaatatgcatgtgtcCTATATGGTCCATGTCTTTTCTGGTGGAGATTAGATATATGGtatttgcttttttcttttaaagagagacgatataataatatattttttaatacatttatttctaatacaatttttattatttattaaaatttattacaaattataaaactttgaacattttacttcttatttaataaacaatACTCATGATTTTGTAAtctgtaataaattttaattgataataaaaatttgttttaaaagaaacaTGTATAGAATGTGTTATTAGCACTCTTGTTTTCTGAAATAGCTAGTTTCACCGTTGATTGCATGCATGGCTATGTTCTACAATTTTGGTAAAAGTACTTTCATGTTCCCGGAAAGCATATTTGCCCAGTAGCCAGCTCTAGCGGTGCTTAGTACTACTTACGTAGTCATATCCTTTCGACTTTGGTATATGAATAGTCTTGTCTCAACTAATATTTGAGAAATACATTCCACACATGTAAAAACAATATGAGGGGTGTATTTCAATTTATTAAGTAGGATAAGTGAAttctattgtattttttataattatcttttatatttataaataaaaaagtacaaacataatttttttatatataaaactcaTATTATGTTCAAGagatatcttttatatatatatatatatatatatatatatatatatatatattaaaaacgattattttttcatttcattattattattgtcttatattaatttatatagacaaagaaaaattaataaataaaaaaataataattttgtaaaattaaccttatgaatgttaatttatttttaattttatagttcatatcattaatattaaagaatataagtaaaaataataatattatattaaaaaattaaaataataatttttttaaaataattttttttcttgggagAATTATTATGAAAGAGGGGGAGTAGTAAAATTTAAGCTTAATTGAAAAAGTAAGCGGAATAGTCAAACAAGTAATAGTGGGTTTGTTCAACTTAAAACATAAtactattaaatatataaaacctAAAAGCCTCGCCTCTaagagtgtatataaagaagaagaaaaaataagttaattatttCCTCGAAACTTGGagaaatgataattaaatatcTATATTGATTATCAGAGGGGTGGAAGAAACTCCCAGGAAAGCTTGTGAGAGAATTGATCAATTCATTCTTATTGAATTGTGAAGAAATAAAACTGATCGAGTAGGTGATTATATACAATCACTGTTATCAGCTGAAAGTAGTTACAATGATAACTAATTAATTGAACTAATTTTCGTAATACTAAAAGTGAAGATTATTAATACTATATGCAAACCAAAGTTATTATAGTATATTATGTACGtgattttatcattatcatgaaAGTGTTTTGATACGAAATCTCGGTTTGGTGAGACAATTctgaaactaaaatataaaaaatgtaattaaatggCCATTCTGAGCCACATATCTTATCTGTGCATGGTTTTACATATTCAAATTTTGGGGTGGTTAATTTATAAGGGATTCACAcacattttgatttttctgttcAGTTCTGTATCACTACTAGAAATACGACATTTTAAGTCGGTTAAGTAGTGATTTTGTAGTAGTGGTAGGAAGTTCTGtttttgttatatagttttgtTATTTTAGACTTTGTCTGTGACGGCGTTACAGAGTTTGAGtctttgtaattctttttgATAGGTCACAGTTCGTGGTCTTATAATAATATATCTTACGTCTTtggcttaaaaaataaaaatatgacaaattttttatgaaatacaaatttattttaaaatagtcaGAATTATACCTATGAAATAGGTTGAGGggataagttatatatatatgataagattcatattatatataaatattttgtaacctttttaatctttttttgtcGTATAACCTATCTTATTTTATACTctctttttttgtctttcttccCTTTTGTATGAAATATTTGACTgatcatgaaaatattttacaacTAAAATGTTTTCTCGTGTAGTAAAATTAGGTGAAAATAGTTCCACGCACATATAGGAACGAGGATGATAAAAAGGATCTATAATGAAGTAATTTTGAGAGGCCAAGAccagaaaacaattataaagcAACGTCACCAAGTAccaaattaatgttattaaacaaaataaacgaCAACAATAAGAAACGCCAAGGCCATCAgctattttaattcttatgcaAAACGATTCctaatttgtattatattattgtttaattcatGTTTGTAGCTTAAGTCAATCAACTAAAGCACTCAATTCATCATTCCATCCAATGATGAACCCTTGTTATCAAatcaaaggaagaaagaaacttGAAGTGAGCGCACAGACAAAAGctgataaatataaatttcaattttttaattaattatggtgTGTGTGACgctaatgatatatatataagtattgaataaaactaataaacaggtaaaaacaaaattagtttttaaaaccaTCATTTTACATTtagaaaatttcatttaaaatttaatttgtaaaataaactttttttaatataaagtaaATGTAAATTATCATGCGTGCTTTCTTTTCAGTATTATCATGCATGTTTTTAGCACCAGATAAAAATAACTAGaattattattcaaaaactAGGGTAGCATTtcgatttatttaaaaaacaaattgagcaattaaattcaatataaaaaactGGTCGCGATAAAAATAGGCAAAAACGTTTCTTCATAAAATCGTTCTAGAAAATTCTCTCTCTAGCAAATCATCACTTCCAACTCGAATTTTAATTCCACAACTTTGTATAGAAGGATATTCattcaataaagaaaaagaaaaactacatTGACGAACATTTCCAAACTTCTATAGGGTACGTATAACCAAATGGCTAATTCAAACCAATAGTGTAAAAGTCCACCATAAAGAAATTCTTACCAAATCTATGTTGGGGGCATGCCCTATCTCTAACCACAAAGGTCAAACATATCCCcctcctctttctctctcttaattttAACTCCCCTAACTTCTACATCCCACTCCAAGATTCCACAGTCgccatacatataattaatcatttatGTTGGCTATAGTACTACatattctttaattatattctattgttgttgaaagatattttgatttttatacactaaaaaaaactattaagttAAGAAGTTTTTAGATTATCATGATTTATACAagcatttaaatttcagttGGCAATCacaaaacattgtttttttttttgagaaaattgtATTTGTAACTAATTATATAACTCACAAATATTAACTTAAGTGTTCAATCActaattgtataaattaattgatgtaaaattattttatcttaattagtattattgtatttaaactctgaatatttaatttatttaaatatttgaaagaaaaatttatgttattaacgacagttttatcattttttaaaaataattaatattaattattaatttattaagctAATCTCATATATTTCTTTAATGTTTTACCTAACTCCAATAAGATTATTAATCCTTCAAAAATCCATGTAATCTTCAAAAAAATAAGTCTTATGATAAAGTGCCCCTCCAAAGAATTCTTCAACTATATATATGCGTTCCTTGGGAGACTTGCCTCTTTAGAGCTGGCCACCAAACCCCACTAACTACATCATAGCTCATCTTCACTTGTTGGCTCtttgaaaggaaaaaagccATAGCTTCAATGAGTTCCATAACCAAAGCTCCTCCTTCCTCTAACGATGATATGTCAACTGAGGAGAGTGGTTGGACCACGTACTTTGATGACTTCTTCAACAACCATGTTGTTGATAACAACAAGTGTTCCATGTCTTTATCCGATGGTATAGCTAGCTCCTCCCTTGTCTCCGATGCTGCTTCTTTGGTAGACAAAAAAGTGGCTCATAGCAAACAAGTTGAGGAGTTTTATGTGAATAGAAATGTCAAGAGTTCATGtttaaagaaaaggaaggatgcAATAACGGCTTTGATTGATGACTCTTTGGAAGATACGGCAACTTCTCCTCTTAATAGTCCCAAGgttcattaatttttcttttaccttGTTCATACATTATTGCCATTTATTTCTTTCTAGTTTATGTtttaagtttattattattggtCATTTGGTTCTTATATAGTTGTATAAATCTATTATTTATCCGTGGTATTTTAGGTTTTGTATGTGAATCAGAAGATTGACAAGGCAAACAGACGGAAGTAGTATAAACCTTTTCTCAGGTTCAAATCGAATTCACAAATTTATATACAATATAACcttttttcttattaagtaaaatgcatatatacatataagaattacataaactaacttagcattatatatatatatatataatatgtaatgAAATAGTTTTTTCTGTTATGTGATCTTAATCTCACCtgtttagtaaaattaaaatgtattacattttaaactttatgtcccattttgattttatttttaaaatgcattaaatataaaacataaattttttgttgttacaGTCAATCTCGCTCGTTCAAACCTCTACCAAAGACTGTaacatcaaatcaaaatcattttcctttttttctaccTTTCCCATTGCTGACATAAAATCTTCAGTCTCTTAATTACTAATTCTGTGGTGTATTCTTTCTTGCATACATGAACTAACAAGTCGCCAATTTGTCTTGTCTCAGTAGGAGAAAGGCAACACATCAGGACAAAAGAGATGAGCAAAAAGAATTGAGTTTTAATGGGAGGGATTGTGATTGCAAAGAGTTAAAAGAAGAGTGGCCTTTGCTTAGTTCTCTTGTCAATGGTAGCGAACTTTTTAATATTGATTACTTAGTATTATTGGTTAATTAAGTTCAATGATAATCATTTTTGccttaaaaaaatagtagtatTATGTTAAAGTATTTCACCGTATacatttctctccctctctctctctattagAGCAAATAGAAAATCATGGTGGAACATGTTACTGGTGCATATAAATGAATTGAACCTTTTTTCTACTGTTCCCAAGTTCTATGCAGTAATTATTTATAGTAAATTATTTACCAGTTTTACACTGAAATACCCGTGTCTATATATAGGACATATTCTGCTAGAATGCACAGACGAAACATGAGACACGTAAAACATAGAATAAATATATAGAAGGGTAGGGATATGAGATGAAGTAGTGATGAGTaggctaaataataataattagtaaagACTATCATTTTACTCTGACAAATAGAATCCAGAATGATCAGCATACTCAGATTGCATGTGTCTCCTAAAAAATTTCTTGCAAACTAATATAGGATTTTTTGTAACTTTAACTGACGAATTTATTGCATTCGTTATCATCTAATAAGTAAAGTGCTGTCTTTCTTGGTGAATATGCATGCCCGGGAAAAAGAATTCAATTATATTTCTATgggagagataaaaaaaatacatatgtaATATTATGGTTCCTGCAttctatatattttcatttctcattatcattaatattatcaataagTACAATAGTAgagttatattaattatattacgATATTATAATCATATATACCAACT
Above is a window of Glycine soja cultivar W05 chromosome 12, ASM419377v2, whole genome shotgun sequence DNA encoding:
- the LOC114378072 gene encoding vascular-related unknown protein 1-like isoform X1, which translates into the protein MSSITKAPPSSNDDMSTEESGWTTYFDDFFNNHVVDNNKCSMSLSDGIASSSLVSDAASLVDKKVAHSKQVEEFYVNRNVKSSCLKKRKDAITALIDDSLEDTATSPLNSPKVLYVNQKIDKANRRK
- the LOC114378072 gene encoding vascular-related unknown protein 1-like isoform X2; this encodes MSSITKAPPSSNDDMSTEESGWTTYFDDFFNNHVVDNNKCSMSLSDGIASSSLVSDAASLVDKKVAHSKQVEEFYVNRNVKSSCLKKRKDAITALIDDSLEDTATSPLNSPK